The Campylobacter sp. MIT 12-8780 genome has a window encoding:
- a CDS encoding YcbK family protein: MLENKYFSQKEFECKCGKCTLPAGMPSDRLVEVLCEIREHFNAPLIINSAYRCKEHNKKVGGAPNSRHTHGDAVDFIIKGVPTQKVYEFVLERYGDEPFGIAIKHNLNDAFRGFVHLDTRGVKARWVYK, from the coding sequence ATGCTAGAAAATAAGTATTTTAGCCAAAAAGAATTTGAGTGCAAGTGCGGAAAATGCACCTTGCCAGCGGGTATGCCAAGTGATAGGCTTGTCGAGGTTTTGTGCGAGATTAGAGAGCATTTTAACGCACCTTTGATTATAAATTCTGCCTATCGTTGCAAAGAGCACAACAAAAAAGTGGGCGGAGCACCTAACTCAAGGCACACGCACGGGGACGCTGTGGATTTTATCATCAAGGGCGTGCCTACTCAAAAGGTGTATGAGTTCGTGCTTGAAAGATATGGCGATGAGCCTTTTGGTATCGCTATTAAGCACAATTTAAATGACGCGTTTCGTGGCTTTGTGCATTTAGATACTAGAGGCGTGAAGGCGCGTTGGGTGTATAAATGA
- a CDS encoding methyl-accepting chemotaxis protein, giving the protein MQNVSSKSNEVLTQSEEIKNISAIIRDISDQINLLALNANIEAARAGEHGRGFAVVAEEVKALAEKTQKSLGEIEANANLLTQNINEMAESIKEQTDDITQINESVTMIENMTQENVKIANDSSVISKSVDDIASSILKDVEEKKF; this is encoded by the coding sequence ATGCAAAATGTCTCTAGCAAATCAAATGAAGTTCTTACTCAAAGCGAAGAGATCAAAAACATAAGCGCTATCATTAGAGATATATCCGATCAAATCAATCTCTTAGCCCTTAATGCAAACATAGAAGCAGCAAGAGCTGGCGAGCATGGAAGAGGTTTTGCAGTCGTTGCTGAAGAAGTAAAAGCACTTGCTGAAAAAACACAAAAATCTTTAGGCGAAATAGAAGCAAATGCAAATTTACTTACACAAAATATAAACGAAATGGCTGAGAGTATCAAAGAACAAACCGATGATATCACACAAATCAACGAAAGCGTAACCATGATCGAAAATATGACTCAAGAAAATGTAAAAATCGCTAATGATTCTTCAGTAATCTCTAAAAGCGTAGATGATATAGCAAGTAGCATACTCAAAGATGTGGAAGAGAAGAAATTTTAA
- a CDS encoding collagen-like triple helix repeat-containing protein: MNEMQTLDLIEEQSGYLRDLIAEIKQLVASFEAKAEGFSGMNTAGVKAEIAAALAALETELKRQFNEYESQKQAEFEGKINELLAQLASGVRFKGHLAGLAELEAIKKPLSGDLYIVGEGANEQWFIYDGREFNDINTKFDLSDFARKSELEAGFVRVEDSFEASLARIEQDIIATTQALEAKAEKNELERVITEKITQLGGGAKGDKGEQGLQGERGEKGEKGDKGDAFVFSDFTPQQLASLKGERGEQGLQGERGEKGDRGERGEQGLRGEKGEKGEKGEKGDRGEAGTMANLTQASIEPFIASKAEKSELSTLQNELNAALQSKAENTALESLSQSKADKAELATLTNEARVNELITQALAGFKSPAINQKSEQVLTYTQAEYDALSEAEKNNNKLYFIQG; this comes from the coding sequence ATGAATGAAATGCAAACGCTTGATCTTATCGAGGAGCAAAGTGGGTATTTAAGGGACTTAATCGCTGAGATTAAACAGCTTGTGGCGAGTTTTGAAGCAAAGGCTGAGGGTTTTAGTGGTATGAATACTGCTGGTGTTAAAGCTGAGATTGCTGCGGCTTTAGCGGCTTTAGAAACTGAGTTAAAGCGTCAATTTAACGAGTATGAAAGCCAAAAACAAGCCGAGTTTGAAGGCAAGATTAACGAGCTTTTGGCTCAGCTGGCAAGCGGAGTAAGGTTTAAGGGGCATTTGGCAGGTTTAGCCGAGCTTGAGGCGATTAAAAAGCCTTTGAGCGGGGATTTATACATCGTTGGCGAGGGTGCAAATGAGCAGTGGTTTATCTACGATGGCAGGGAATTTAATGATATTAATACTAAGTTTGATTTGAGTGATTTTGCGCGAAAAAGTGAGCTTGAGGCAGGGTTTGTGAGGGTTGAGGATAGCTTTGAAGCAAGCCTTGCAAGAATTGAGCAAGATATCATCGCTACCACGCAAGCACTTGAGGCAAAAGCCGAAAAAAACGAGCTTGAACGCGTCATCACTGAAAAAATCACACAACTTGGCGGGGGTGCAAAAGGCGACAAGGGCGAACAGGGTTTGCAAGGCGAGCGTGGAGAAAAGGGAGAAAAGGGAGACAAAGGCGATGCTTTTGTGTTTAGTGATTTTACGCCCCAGCAACTTGCAAGCTTAAAAGGAGAGCGAGGCGAGCAAGGTTTGCAAGGTGAGCGTGGCGAAAAAGGCGACAGGGGCGAGCGTGGCGAACAGGGTTTGCGGGGCGAAAAAGGTGAGAAAGGTGAGAAAGGTGAGAAAGGCGACAGGGGCGAGGCTGGCACGATGGCGAACTTAACGCAGGCAAGTATTGAGCCATTTATCGCTTCAAAGGCTGAAAAAAGCGAGCTTAGCACACTACAAAACGAGCTTAATGCAGCTTTGCAAAGCAAGGCTGAGAATACAGCTCTTGAAAGTCTCTCACAGAGCAAAGCAGATAAAGCTGAGCTAGCCACTTTGACAAATGAAGCAAGGGTAAATGAGCTCATCACTCAAGCTCTAGCTGGCTTTAAAAGTCCAGCTATTAACCAAAAAAGCGAGCAGGTTTTAACTTACACTCAAGCTGAGTATGATGCTTTAAGCGAGGCTGAGAAAAACAATAACAAGCTTTATTTTATACAAGGTTAG